One Undibacter mobilis genomic region harbors:
- the atpD gene encoding F0F1 ATP synthase subunit beta, with amino-acid sequence MATQAGSNKSGKITQVIGAVVDVQFEGHLPAILNSLETNNGGNRLVLEVAQHLGESTVRTIAMDVTEGLVRGQEVTDTGLPIAVPVGPGLLGRIINVIGEPIDEAGPVKSDDRRPIHAEAPKYTDQSTEAQILVTGIKVVDLLAPYAKGGKIGLFGGAGVGKTVLIQELINNVAKAHGGYSVFAGVGERTREGNDLYHEFIESGVNKKGGGEGSKCALVFGQMNEPPGARARVGLTGLTLSEYFRDQGQDVLFFVDNIFRFTQAGSEVSALLGRIPSAVGYQPTLATDMGALQERITTTTKGSITSVQAIYVPADDLTDPAPATSFAHLDATTVLSRDIAAKGIYPAVDPLDSTSRMLSPLVVGEEHYAVARSVQQVLQRYKALQDIIAILGMDELSEEDKLTVARARKIERFLSQPFHVAEVFTGAPGKLVDLADTIKGFKGLVEGKYDHLPEAAFYMVGNIEEAVEKGKKLAAEAA; translated from the coding sequence ATGGCGACACAGGCTGGTTCCAACAAGTCGGGCAAGATCACGCAGGTCATCGGCGCGGTCGTCGACGTGCAGTTCGAGGGCCATCTGCCCGCGATTCTGAACTCGCTCGAAACCAACAACGGCGGCAACCGCCTGGTGCTCGAAGTGGCGCAGCATCTCGGTGAATCGACGGTGCGCACCATCGCGATGGACGTGACCGAAGGTCTGGTCCGCGGTCAGGAAGTCACCGACACCGGCCTGCCGATCGCCGTGCCGGTCGGCCCGGGCCTGCTCGGCCGCATCATCAACGTCATCGGCGAGCCGATCGACGAAGCCGGTCCGGTGAAGTCGGACGACCGCCGTCCGATTCACGCCGAAGCGCCGAAGTACACCGACCAGTCGACCGAAGCGCAGATTCTCGTCACCGGCATCAAGGTCGTCGATCTGCTCGCGCCTTACGCCAAGGGCGGCAAGATCGGCCTGTTCGGCGGCGCCGGCGTCGGCAAGACCGTGCTCATTCAGGAACTGATCAACAACGTCGCCAAGGCCCACGGCGGTTACTCGGTGTTCGCCGGCGTCGGCGAGCGTACCCGCGAAGGCAACGACCTCTATCACGAGTTCATCGAATCGGGCGTCAACAAGAAGGGCGGCGGCGAAGGCTCCAAGTGCGCCCTCGTGTTCGGCCAGATGAACGAGCCGCCGGGCGCCCGCGCCCGCGTCGGCCTCACCGGTCTCACGCTCTCGGAGTACTTCCGCGATCAGGGCCAGGACGTGCTGTTCTTCGTCGACAACATCTTTCGCTTCACGCAGGCGGGTTCGGAAGTGTCGGCGCTGCTCGGCCGTATTCCTTCGGCGGTGGGTTATCAGCCGACGCTCGCGACCGACATGGGCGCGCTGCAGGAGCGCATCACCACCACCACCAAGGGTTCGATCACCTCGGTGCAGGCGATTTACGTCCCGGCCGACGACTTGACCGACCCGGCGCCGGCGACCTCGTTCGCGCATCTTGACGCCACCACGGTGCTGTCGCGCGACATCGCCGCCAAGGGCATCTATCCGGCGGTGGACCCGCTCGACTCGACCTCGCGCATGCTGTCGCCGCTCGTCGTCGGCGAAGAGCACTATGCGGTCGCCCGTTCGGTGCAGCAGGTGCTGCAGCGCTACAAGGCGCTGCAGGACATCATCGCCATTCTCGGCATGGACGAACTGTCGGAAGAGGACAAGCTGACGGTGGCCCGCGCCCGCAAGATCGAGCGCTTCCTGTCGCAGCCGTTCCACGTCGCCGAAGTGTTCACCGGCGCGCCGGGCAAGCTGGTCGACCTCGCCGACACCATCAAGGGCTTCAAGGGCCTGGTGGAAGGCAAGTACGACCACCTGCCGGAAGCCGCCTTCTACATGGTGGGCAACATCGAAGAGGCGGTCGAAAAGGGCAAGAAACTCGCGGCCGAGGCCGCCTAA
- a CDS encoding F0F1 ATP synthase subunit epsilon, whose translation MALHFELVSPEKLVFSGEVTQVDLPGAEGDFGVMEGHAPLVTTLRPGIMTVYAGGSAQTIVVLGGFAEVSDKGLTVLADTADAVKDFDRAVIAARIAELEQQATKMESGNELDKIITRLDHFKEVDRHLTGTAAH comes from the coding sequence ATGGCTTTGCACTTTGAATTGGTCTCGCCTGAAAAACTCGTCTTCTCGGGCGAGGTGACGCAGGTTGACCTTCCCGGCGCTGAAGGCGACTTCGGCGTGATGGAAGGGCACGCGCCCCTAGTGACCACGCTGCGTCCCGGCATCATGACCGTGTATGCCGGCGGCAGCGCGCAGACGATCGTCGTGCTTGGCGGCTTTGCCGAAGTGTCCGACAAAGGCCTTACCGTGCTCGCCGACACCGCCGACGCGGTGAAGGACTTCGATCGCGCCGTCATCGCCGCGCGCATCGCCGAGCTCGAGCAGCAGGCCACCAAGATGGAATCGGGCAACGAGCTCGACAAGATCATCACGCGGCTCGACCACTTCAAGGAAGTCGATCGCCATCTGACCGGCACCGCCGCGCACTAA
- a CDS encoding tellurite resistance TerB family protein, with product MFDAKSLLDQFMGGQNQGGPNQQGFGGGRGPFGQSGGGDLLQQAGNMLGGFGGGALTGGLAGLLLGSKGGRKLAGNALTYGGMAVAGALAYRAYQNYKAGKQASPTAAAETPLLPPPANTPFNPVQEADQQSLARNLLRAMIAAAKADGHIDAAEQANIFAQMDKMNVGAEDKVFVMDELRAPLDVDAVARCARTPEEAAELYTVSLLAIDVDNPSERAYLALLAARLRLDDKLVAHLHATVEGAMEPVKQTVA from the coding sequence ATGTTCGACGCGAAAAGCCTGCTCGACCAGTTTATGGGCGGCCAGAATCAGGGCGGACCCAATCAGCAAGGTTTCGGCGGCGGCCGCGGCCCGTTTGGTCAAAGTGGCGGCGGCGATCTGCTGCAACAGGCCGGCAACATGCTGGGCGGCTTTGGCGGCGGCGCGCTGACCGGCGGCCTCGCCGGTCTGCTGCTCGGCTCCAAGGGCGGCCGCAAGCTCGCCGGCAACGCGTTGACCTATGGCGGCATGGCGGTCGCCGGCGCGCTCGCCTATCGCGCCTATCAGAACTACAAGGCCGGCAAACAGGCCTCGCCCACGGCCGCGGCGGAGACGCCTTTGCTGCCACCGCCGGCCAATACGCCCTTCAATCCGGTACAAGAGGCCGACCAGCAATCGCTGGCGCGCAACCTGCTGCGCGCCATGATCGCGGCCGCCAAGGCCGACGGCCATATCGACGCCGCCGAGCAGGCCAACATCTTCGCGCAAATGGACAAGATGAATGTCGGCGCCGAAGACAAGGTCTTCGTCATGGACGAATTGCGTGCCCCGCTCGATGTCGATGCAGTAGCGCGCTGCGCGCGTACGCCGGAAGAAGCCGCGGAGCTTTACACCGTGTCGCTGCTCGCCATCGACGTCGATAATCCATCGGAGCGCGCCTATCTCGCGCTGCTGGCGGCGCGCCTGCGGCTCGATGACAAACTGGTCGCGCATCTGCATGCGACCGTCGAAGGCGCGATGGAGCCGGTGAAACAGACAGTGGCGTAA
- a CDS encoding RNA pyrophosphohydrolase: MTDISQTIYDTLPYRPCAGIMVLNRNGLVFVGRRKGGPEHVDATHVWQMPQGGIDEGEDPYAGALRELYEETSIRSVEKLDEIADWLAYDIPRDIVGEAWKGQYRGQKQKWYALRFTGNDSEINITAPGGGHHKPEFIDWRWVEMKSLPDLVVPFKRPIYEQVVASFSRLA; the protein is encoded by the coding sequence ATGACAGACATCTCGCAGACGATCTACGACACCCTGCCCTACCGACCCTGCGCCGGCATCATGGTGCTCAACCGCAACGGGCTCGTGTTTGTCGGCCGCCGTAAAGGCGGGCCCGAACATGTCGACGCCACGCATGTCTGGCAGATGCCCCAAGGCGGCATCGACGAGGGCGAGGATCCATACGCCGGCGCGCTGCGCGAACTCTACGAAGAGACCAGTATCAGGTCCGTCGAGAAGCTCGACGAGATCGCCGACTGGCTTGCCTACGACATCCCGCGCGACATCGTCGGCGAAGCCTGGAAAGGCCAGTATCGCGGCCAGAAGCAGAAATGGTACGCGCTGCGCTTCACCGGCAATGACAGCGAAATCAACATCACCGCGCCCGGCGGCGGCCATCATAAGCCGGAATTTATCGACTGGCGCTGGGTGGAAATGAAATCGCTGCCCGACCTCGTCGTCCCGTTCAAGCGGCCGATCTACGAGCAGGTGGTGGCATCGTTTTCGCGGCTCGCCTGA
- a CDS encoding divergent polysaccharide deacetylase family protein, with protein sequence MESDDLNAPLGQDKPKSRLPKLPARMPQMLAAVLALGGVIVAGWAMVANDPLGGEPMAVVSTRLEGSGDTAGNPGDGREKAHRDGPGSGAVAKIPDAGKTPDGAKTVTIIDGSSGKRQEVVIPGTGTPDSADKAMAKAIAVKGPDGKPAATPAKPDARPDAKPDIKADFDPAKLSEKIRYGAIPKIGPDGAKPFAAFAQARTLPPALKDRPRIAIILTGMGISASGTADAFSLPASATFALAPYAVDVARLAERARDEGHELLLQTPMEPFEYPDNDPGPQTLLTSLTPDQNIDRLHWLMSRMQGYVGVVSFMGARFLTAESALAPVLSETAKRGLIFVDGGASQRSVAGQLAAARNMAFAKADIVIDAVPTPVEIERALARLEIVAREGGTAVGIANAQPGTITRVAEWMAKVESRGFVLVPISMIVAKSKST encoded by the coding sequence GTGGAATCGGATGATCTGAACGCCCCGCTCGGCCAGGACAAACCCAAAAGCCGCCTGCCGAAGCTGCCCGCACGGATGCCGCAAATGCTGGCTGCCGTTCTGGCGCTGGGCGGCGTCATCGTCGCCGGCTGGGCCATGGTCGCCAACGACCCGCTCGGCGGCGAGCCGATGGCGGTGGTGTCAACCCGGCTGGAAGGCTCCGGCGACACCGCTGGCAACCCGGGCGACGGCCGTGAGAAGGCCCACCGCGACGGCCCCGGCAGTGGCGCGGTCGCCAAAATCCCCGACGCCGGTAAAACCCCGGACGGCGCCAAGACCGTCACCATCATCGACGGCTCCAGCGGCAAGCGCCAGGAAGTCGTCATTCCCGGCACCGGCACACCCGACAGCGCCGACAAGGCGATGGCCAAGGCCATCGCCGTCAAAGGTCCGGACGGCAAGCCGGCGGCAACGCCTGCCAAGCCGGACGCCAGGCCCGATGCGAAACCCGACATCAAGGCCGACTTCGACCCCGCCAAGCTGTCCGAGAAGATCCGTTACGGCGCGATCCCGAAGATCGGGCCCGATGGCGCCAAGCCTTTCGCCGCTTTTGCGCAGGCGCGCACGCTGCCGCCCGCGCTCAAGGACCGGCCGCGCATCGCCATCATCCTCACCGGCATGGGCATCAGCGCCTCGGGCACTGCCGACGCTTTCTCGCTGCCGGCCTCCGCGACTTTCGCGCTGGCGCCTTACGCCGTCGATGTTGCGCGGCTGGCCGAGCGCGCCCGCGACGAAGGCCATGAACTGCTGCTGCAAACGCCGATGGAGCCGTTCGAGTATCCTGACAACGATCCCGGCCCGCAGACGCTGCTGACATCGCTGACGCCGGATCAGAACATCGACCGCCTGCACTGGCTGATGAGCCGCATGCAAGGTTATGTCGGTGTCGTGAGTTTCATGGGTGCACGCTTCCTCACCGCCGAATCCGCGCTGGCTCCGGTGCTGAGCGAAACCGCCAAGCGCGGACTGATCTTCGTTGATGGCGGCGCCTCGCAGCGCAGTGTCGCCGGACAGCTCGCCGCAGCGCGCAACATGGCTTTTGCCAAGGCCGACATCGTCATCGACGCGGTGCCGACGCCGGTCGAGATCGAGCGCGCGCTGGCGCGGCTGGAAATCGTCGCCCGCGAAGGCGGCACCGCTGTCGGCATTGCCAACGCGCAACCGGGCACCATCACCCGCGTCGCGGAATGGATGGCGAAGGTCGAGAGCCGCGGCTTCGTGCTGGTGCCGATCTCGATGATTGTGGCGAAGTCCAAATCGACTTGA
- a CDS encoding S41 family peptidase yields the protein MMRKTSLILVGAAVGAALTLVAVQPRTILFGSSARAAVADTYKQLNLFGDVFERVRADYVEKPDDTKLIENAINGMLTNLDPHSSYMDPKSFRDMQVQTRGEFGGLGIEVTMEDGLIKVVSPIDDTPASKAGVLANDLITKLDDDQVQGLTLNQAVEKMRGPVNTKIRLTIMRKGADKPLELTLTRDIIRVRPVKTEVKGDDIGYIRMTQFNEQTTEGLKKGIAEIKSKLAGDKLKGYVLDLRNNPGGLLDQAISVSAAFLDKGEIVSTRGRNAEETQRFNARGGDLTGHKPVIVLINGGSASASEIVAGALQDHKRATVLGSRSFGKGSVQTIIPLGSGNGALRLTTARYYTPSGRSIQAKGITPDVEVLQDVPEDQKSRTDTKGEASLRGHLTGDPGKEQTGSQSYIPKDEKDDKALHMAMDLLRGVQVNSAFPPSAKASIPN from the coding sequence ATGATGCGCAAGACTTCCTTGATTCTGGTTGGTGCCGCAGTTGGCGCCGCGCTGACGCTGGTCGCGGTGCAGCCGCGAACGATTCTGTTCGGGTCCAGCGCCCGGGCGGCGGTGGCCGACACGTACAAGCAGCTCAATCTGTTTGGCGACGTGTTCGAACGCGTCCGCGCCGACTATGTCGAGAAGCCGGACGATACCAAGCTGATCGAGAATGCCATCAATGGCATGCTCACCAATCTCGATCCGCATTCCAGCTACATGGATCCCAAGAGCTTCCGCGACATGCAGGTGCAGACGCGCGGCGAGTTCGGCGGCCTCGGCATCGAAGTCACGATGGAAGACGGCCTCATCAAGGTGGTGTCGCCGATCGACGACACGCCCGCTTCCAAGGCCGGCGTCCTCGCCAACGATCTCATCACCAAGCTCGACGATGATCAGGTGCAGGGTCTCACCCTCAACCAGGCGGTCGAGAAGATGCGCGGGCCGGTGAATACCAAGATCCGCCTCACCATCATGCGCAAGGGCGCCGACAAGCCGCTCGAATTGACGCTGACCCGCGACATCATCCGCGTGCGTCCGGTCAAGACCGAGGTCAAGGGCGACGACATCGGCTACATCCGCATGACACAGTTCAACGAGCAGACCACGGAAGGCCTGAAGAAGGGCATTGCCGAGATCAAGTCGAAGCTCGCGGGCGACAAGCTCAAGGGCTACGTGCTCGATCTGCGCAACAATCCGGGCGGCCTGCTCGATCAGGCCATCTCGGTGTCGGCGGCGTTCCTCGACAAGGGCGAGATCGTTTCGACCCGCGGCCGCAATGCCGAAGAGACCCAGCGCTTCAATGCGCGCGGCGGCGATCTCACCGGCCACAAGCCGGTCATCGTGCTGATCAATGGCGGTTCGGCCTCGGCGTCGGAAATCGTCGCCGGCGCGCTGCAGGATCACAAGCGCGCCACCGTGCTCGGCTCGCGTTCCTTCGGCAAGGGTTCGGTGCAGACCATCATCCCGCTCGGCTCCGGCAACGGCGCGCTGCGGCTGACCACGGCGCGCTACTACACGCCGTCGGGCCGCTCGATCCAGGCCAAGGGCATCACGCCGGACGTCGAAGTGCTGCAGGACGTGCCGGAAGATCAGAAGAGCCGCACCGACACCAAGGGCGAAGCCTCGCTGCGCGGCCACCTCACCGGCGACCCGGGCAAGGAACAGACCGGCTCGCAGTCCTACATCCCGAAGGATGAGAAGGACGACAAGGCGCTGCACATGGCAATGGATCTGCTGCGCGGCGTTCAGGTCAACTCGGCGTTCCCGCCGAGCGCCAAGGCCAGCATCCCGAACTAA
- a CDS encoding murein hydrolase activator EnvC family protein, with product MIAFCSAPDSRRFRRAALGCALSLMLPNAVLAQTAVPAIDKSQALDQLKARDQELEAAREKQRQSAEAEASLKREIEELSADRRKLAQDLIDTAARTRANEAKIEATQQRLEPLAAREAIVRKSIDDRRAVIGEVLAALQRIGRRPPPALIASPEDALQAVRTAMVLGAVLPDMRGKVDALAADLSELLNLRKSITAEGEKLKAEIASLDKDRVRIAALTEERQKQQGEREQALAAERAKAAELARQTGDLKELIAKLEASLDPAVREAREAARSDSRPALSAYRDPGRLAPAIAFASLRGQVPMPVNGVKLRNFGAPDGNGGTERGLTVATRAGAQVTAPADGWVVYAGPFRSYGQLLILNAGGGYHILLAGMDRISVDLGQFVLAGEPVAVMGSGSHIAAILASGSSQPVLYIEFRKNGTPVDPGPWWAAGEGEKVRG from the coding sequence ATGATCGCTTTTTGCAGCGCCCCTGATTCGCGCCGTTTTCGACGGGCGGCACTCGGCTGCGCGCTCTCGCTGATGCTGCCGAACGCCGTGCTGGCGCAGACTGCGGTGCCGGCCATCGACAAGTCGCAGGCGCTCGATCAGCTCAAGGCGCGCGACCAGGAACTTGAGGCGGCGCGCGAAAAGCAACGCCAGTCGGCGGAAGCCGAAGCCTCGCTCAAACGCGAGATCGAGGAACTCAGCGCCGACCGCCGCAAGCTGGCCCAGGATCTGATCGACACCGCGGCACGCACGCGCGCCAACGAAGCCAAGATCGAAGCGACGCAGCAGCGGCTGGAACCGCTGGCGGCCCGCGAGGCCATCGTGCGCAAATCGATCGACGACCGCCGCGCCGTGATTGGCGAGGTGCTGGCGGCTCTGCAACGCATCGGCCGGCGGCCGCCGCCGGCGCTGATCGCCAGCCCCGAAGACGCCCTGCAGGCGGTCCGCACCGCGATGGTGCTGGGGGCGGTATTGCCGGACATGCGCGGCAAGGTCGATGCGCTGGCCGCCGACCTCTCCGAGCTGCTGAACCTGCGCAAGTCGATCACCGCCGAGGGTGAAAAGCTCAAGGCCGAGATCGCCTCCCTCGACAAGGACCGCGTCCGAATCGCGGCGCTCACCGAGGAGCGCCAGAAACAGCAGGGCGAGCGCGAGCAGGCGCTGGCCGCCGAACGCGCCAAGGCCGCCGAACTGGCCCGCCAGACCGGCGATCTCAAGGAATTGATCGCGAAGCTGGAGGCCAGCCTCGACCCGGCTGTCCGCGAGGCCCGAGAGGCCGCGCGCAGCGATAGCAGACCTGCGCTGTCCGCCTACCGCGATCCGGGCCGTCTGGCGCCGGCGATTGCCTTTGCGTCGCTGCGCGGCCAGGTTCCAATGCCGGTTAATGGCGTCAAATTGCGCAATTTCGGTGCTCCCGACGGTAACGGGGGAACGGAAAGAGGCTTAACCGTGGCAACCCGCGCCGGAGCGCAGGTGACGGCCCCCGCCGACGGCTGGGTGGTCTATGCCGGGCCGTTCCGGTCCTACGGACAACTCTTGATACTGAATGCCGGCGGCGGATATCATATATTGCTTGCCGGGATGGATCGGATATCAGTCGACTTAGGGCAGTTCGTGCTGGCCGGAGAACCTGTCGCGGTCATGGGATCTGGCTCTCATATCGCCGCAATTCTGGCGTCAGGCTCCAGCCAACCTGTGCTCTACATCGAGTTTCGTAAGAACGGGACCCCCGTTGATCCAGGCCCATGGTGGGCGGCTGGCGAAGGCGAAAAGGTTCGCGGATGA
- the rlmH gene encoding 23S rRNA (pseudouridine(1915)-N(3))-methyltransferase RlmH yields MRIIVAAIGRLKGPESELAERYAKRATQSGRSLGWKSVEVVEIRESRADEAMKRMMEESIALANVIPQGAAVVLLDEKGDALGSQAFATELATWRENNKPAVVFMIGGADGLAASLRDKADLRLSFGKATWPHQLVRAMVLEQLYRATTILSGHPYHRV; encoded by the coding sequence ATGCGCATCATCGTCGCCGCCATCGGTCGTCTTAAAGGCCCGGAATCCGAACTCGCCGAACGGTATGCCAAGCGCGCGACGCAAAGCGGCCGCTCGCTGGGCTGGAAGTCGGTCGAGGTCGTCGAAATTCGTGAGAGCCGCGCCGACGAAGCGATGAAGCGCATGATGGAAGAATCCATCGCGCTCGCCAATGTCATCCCCCAGGGCGCTGCCGTGGTGCTGCTCGACGAGAAAGGCGATGCGCTGGGCAGCCAGGCCTTTGCCACCGAGCTTGCGACCTGGCGCGAGAACAACAAGCCGGCCGTCGTGTTCATGATCGGCGGCGCCGATGGGCTGGCCGCCAGCCTGCGCGACAAGGCAGACCTGCGCCTGTCATTCGGCAAGGCGACCTGGCCGCATCAGCTTGTGCGGGCGATGGTGCTGGAACAGCTTTATCGCGCGACGACGATTCTCTCGGGGCATCCCTATCACCGGGTGTGA
- the rsfS gene encoding ribosome silencing factor, whose protein sequence is MAKSKTTRTSSRSSAAKRTGAKAGGAKKSAGAKSSKSAKAGNKQSPRALAKATVKAKAPASKASAAKSKPTAAKPKAAESKWLKTILHSLNEMKAEDTVVIDLSDKSSIGETMVVTTGRSNVHLASIADRVVKDLKASGMTGIAVEGLRQGDWVVIDTGSVLVHVFRPEVRSFYGIESMWSA, encoded by the coding sequence CTGGCAAAGTCGAAGACCACCCGAACGTCATCGCGTTCATCCGCCGCCAAGCGCACAGGCGCCAAGGCCGGCGGGGCTAAGAAGAGCGCCGGCGCAAAGAGTTCGAAGTCGGCAAAAGCCGGCAACAAGCAAAGCCCGCGCGCGCTGGCCAAGGCGACCGTCAAAGCCAAGGCCCCGGCGAGCAAGGCGTCTGCCGCCAAGTCGAAGCCGACTGCAGCGAAGCCGAAAGCGGCCGAAAGCAAATGGCTCAAGACCATCCTTCACAGCCTCAATGAGATGAAGGCCGAGGACACGGTGGTGATCGACCTGTCCGACAAGTCCTCGATCGGCGAGACGATGGTGGTGACCACGGGTCGCTCCAACGTTCATCTCGCTTCGATCGCCGATCGCGTGGTGAAGGATCTCAAGGCTTCGGGCATGACCGGCATCGCCGTCGAAGGTCTGCGCCAGGGCGACTGGGTCGTTATCGACACCGGCAGCGTGCTGGTTCACGTCTTCCGGCCCGAGGTGCGCTCCTTCTACGGCATCGAGAGCATGTGGAGCGCGTAG
- a CDS encoding nicotinate-nucleotide adenylyltransferase — translation MNLPPPALQRLPSIERIIPPHAPGMRIGLFGGTFDPPHRAHLDACLLAMKRLQLDRVWWLVTPGNPLKNTSGLSPLADRMNAARKLANHPRIDVTGIEAVINTRYTFDTIGWLIARCPRVRFVWIMGADNLRHFHRWQKWRAIAQLIPIVVVDRPGPSLYASNSTAAQALSRFRIPEAAANSLPERMPPVWTYLHGLKSTLSSTALRAIRDKPAAVEPAKNEPAGDTKAAPKTSTRKAAGKKKSRAQSTTVAGKNKKKAAASKNTAAKAGAPARAKARKSTRKVARKGTLKTAAAAKRGKPAASRRKTSRNRAR, via the coding sequence GTGAATTTGCCGCCGCCCGCGTTGCAGCGCCTGCCCTCCATCGAGCGCATCATTCCGCCACATGCCCCCGGCATGCGCATCGGCCTGTTCGGCGGCACGTTCGATCCGCCGCACCGCGCCCATCTCGACGCCTGCCTGCTGGCGATGAAGCGGCTGCAGCTTGACCGCGTCTGGTGGCTGGTGACGCCCGGCAACCCGCTGAAAAACACGTCGGGGCTATCGCCGCTCGCCGACCGCATGAATGCCGCGCGCAAGCTGGCGAACCATCCGCGCATCGACGTCACCGGCATCGAAGCGGTGATCAATACGCGCTATACCTTCGACACCATCGGGTGGCTGATCGCGCGCTGCCCGCGCGTGCGCTTCGTCTGGATCATGGGCGCCGACAACCTGCGCCATTTTCACCGCTGGCAGAAATGGCGCGCCATCGCCCAGCTCATTCCCATCGTCGTGGTCGATCGTCCCGGGCCAAGTCTTTATGCCTCGAACAGCACCGCCGCTCAGGCGCTGTCGCGCTTCCGCATTCCCGAAGCCGCGGCAAATTCGCTGCCCGAGCGCATGCCGCCGGTCTGGACCTATCTGCACGGCCTGAAATCGACCTTGTCCTCGACCGCCTTGCGCGCAATCCGCGACAAGCCGGCTGCGGTGGAACCGGCCAAAAATGAACCGGCGGGCGATACCAAGGCAGCACCGAAAACCTCCACCCGGAAAGCCGCCGGCAAGAAGAAATCGCGTGCCCAGAGCACAACTGTCGCCGGCAAGAACAAGAAAAAAGCCGCAGCGAGCAAGAATACCGCCGCCAAGGCCGGCGCTCCCGCCCGTGCCAAGGCACGCAAGAGCACGCGCAAGGTGGCTCGCAAAGGAACACTCAAGACGGCCGCAGCGGCGAAGCGCGGCAAGCCGGCCGCTTCGCGCCGCAAGACCTCCCGCAACCGCGCCAGATAA
- a CDS encoding glutamate-5-semialdehyde dehydrogenase yields the protein MTAPARAFEGMKAIDGTGDSAVLTELMAAVGRNARAAARALARAPAEQKNRALSAMAKAIRASKAAILAANAEDIAQARNSGMTGAMLDRLALTEKNIEGIAAGIEVVRDLTDPVGAVMDSWTRPNGLTIERVREPLGVVGIIYESRPNVTADAGALCLKAGNAAILRGGSDSTHSSRAIHACLVQGLRDANLPEAAIQLVPTRDRDAVGLMLTGLDGNIDVIVPRGGKGLVARVQLEARVPVFAHLEGVNHVYVDKAADLAMAKAIVLNAKMRRTGVCGAAETLLVDRAAASTHLKPLIDMLIDAGCEIRGDDAVQAADKRVKAASDDDWKTEYLDAIITAGVVNGVDDAIDHIERYGSHHTDAIVTADQAAAEKFLAQVDSAIVLHNASTQFADGGEFGFGAEIGIATGRLHARGPVGAEQLTTFKYRIRGTGQTRP from the coding sequence ATGACCGCGCCTGCGAGAGCCTTTGAAGGCATGAAAGCCATTGACGGGACTGGCGATTCGGCCGTCCTGACGGAGCTGATGGCCGCTGTCGGCCGGAACGCCCGGGCGGCCGCCCGTGCGCTCGCGCGCGCCCCGGCCGAGCAGAAAAACCGCGCGCTTTCTGCCATGGCCAAAGCCATCCGCGCCTCGAAAGCCGCGATCCTGGCCGCCAATGCCGAGGATATCGCGCAGGCGCGTAACAGCGGCATGACGGGCGCGATGCTCGACCGCCTGGCCCTTACCGAGAAGAACATCGAGGGCATCGCCGCCGGCATCGAGGTGGTGCGCGATCTCACCGACCCGGTCGGCGCCGTGATGGATTCATGGACCCGGCCGAACGGCCTGACCATCGAGCGCGTGCGCGAGCCGCTCGGCGTCGTCGGCATCATTTACGAGAGCCGCCCCAACGTCACCGCGGATGCCGGCGCGCTGTGCCTCAAGGCCGGCAATGCCGCGATCCTGCGCGGCGGCTCCGACTCGACGCATTCCAGCCGCGCCATCCATGCCTGTCTGGTGCAGGGCCTGCGCGACGCCAATCTGCCCGAAGCCGCCATTCAACTCGTGCCGACGCGCGACCGCGACGCGGTCGGACTGATGCTCACCGGCCTTGACGGCAATATCGACGTGATCGTGCCGCGCGGCGGCAAAGGCCTCGTCGCCCGCGTGCAGCTTGAAGCGCGCGTGCCCGTGTTCGCACATCTGGAAGGCGTCAATCACGTCTATGTCGACAAGGCCGCCGATCTCGCGATGGCCAAGGCAATCGTGCTCAATGCCAAGATGCGGCGCACCGGCGTCTGCGGCGCAGCCGAAACGCTGCTCGTCGATCGCGCCGCGGCTTCGACGCATCTCAAGCCGCTCATCGACATGCTGATCGATGCCGGCTGCGAAATCCGCGGCGACGATGCCGTGCAGGCGGCGGACAAGCGCGTCAAGGCCGCGAGCGACGACGACTGGAAGACGGAATATCTCGACGCCATCATTACCGCAGGCGTGGTCAACGGCGTCGACGACGCCATCGATCACATCGAGCGTTACGGCTCGCATCACACCGACGCCATCGTCACCGCCGATCAGGCGGCGGCCGAGAAATTCCTGGCGCAGGTCGATTCCGCCATTGTGCTGCACAACGCTTCGACGCAATTCGCCGATGGCGGCGAATTCGGCTTCGGCGCCGAAATCGGCATCGCCACCGGACGCCTGCATGCGCGCGGGCCGGTCGGCGCCGAGCAGCTCACCACGTTCAAGTACCGCATCCGCGGCACCGGCCAGACGCGTCCGTGA